The Ananas comosus cultivar F153 linkage group 2, ASM154086v1, whole genome shotgun sequence genome contains a region encoding:
- the LOC109706554 gene encoding uncharacterized protein LOC109706554, with protein MNGSGGGAAAATAEMEAAEQLIMRWDSAAAPEEDRMLFDGADRSEAERYLRAVDELRRSVRDPAAAVGSPRRSSAQSASPASALQVAMARLEDEFRHVLVSRAHEIEVESLVDLSSLSMSSSLDTADLSDDDREEEEEEEEGGEGEGSFSAAVAAAAALGSEGSSAGARPIRRSSCSSIRSIREIDLLPPEAIHDLRSIAERMIGAGYGRECYQAYGSARKAAVDACFRRLGVEKLSIGDVQRLEWEALESKIRRWIRAARAAVRAVLARGILSEFESAVLRDPSKTPVPGGTIHPLTRYVMNYISLISDYKPTLARLIVSRPSRPFSSSSSASSASAGEETLTLIPELDFPEPENQPPLASHLVWIIVVLRHNLESKAALYKDAALSHLFLMNNVHYIAHKVKDSPELRDLIGDDYLRRLTGKFRQAATSYQRATWMKILHCLRDEGLHVSGGFSSSSISKATLRERFRSFNAAFDEVHRVQATWIVPDAQLREELRISIAEKLLPAYRSFLGRFRQHIENGRHPEMYIKYSAEDLETAAADFFEGCPPSIHGRRRPH; from the coding sequence ATGAACGGATCCGGAgggggcgccgccgccgccacggcGGAGATGGAGGCGGCGGAGCAGCTGATCATGCGGTGGGACTCGGCGGCGGCACCGGAGGAGGATCGGATGCTCTTCGACGGCGCCGATCGCTCCGAGGCCGAGCGCTACCTCCGCGCCGTCGACGAGCTTCGCCGCTCCGTAAGGGATCCCGCCGCTGCCGTCGGGAGCCCCCGGCGATCGTCGGCGCAGTCGGCGTCCCCGGCGTCGGCGCTCCAGGTCGCCATGGCGCGGCTCGAGGACGAGTTCCGCCACGTGCTGGTGTCCCGCGCCCACGAGATCGAGGTCGAGTCGCTCGTCGACCTGAGCTCCCTCTCCATGTCCAGCTCCCTGGACACCGCCGACCTCTCCGACGACGacagggaggaggaggaggaggaggaggaggggggggagggggaggggagctTCTCGGCGgctgtggcggcggcggcggccttgGGCTCGGAGGGGAGCAGCGCGGGCGCGCGGCCGATTCGGAGGAGCAGCTGCAGCTCGATACGGAGCATCCGCGAGATCGATCTGCTTCCCCCGGAGGCGATCCACGACCTGCGCAGCATCGCGGAGCGGATGATCGGCGCGGGGTACGGGCGCGAGTGCTACCAGGCGTACGGGTCGGCCCGCAAGGCGGCGGTGGACGCGTGCTTCCGCCGCCTCGGCGTGGAGAAGCTCAGCATCGGCGACGTGCAGCGGCTCGAGTGGGAGGCGCTCGAGTCCAAGATCCGGCGCTGGATCCGCGCCGCCCGCGCCGCCGTGCGCGCCGTGTTGGCGCGCGGGATCCTCTCCGAGTTCGAGAGCGCCGTGCTCCGCGACCCCTCCAAAACCCCCGTCCCGGGGGGCACCATCCACCCCCTCACCCGCTACGTCATGAACTACATCAGCCTCATCTCCGACTACAAGCCCACCCTCGCCCGCCTCATCGTCTCCCGCCCCTCCcgccccttctcctcctcctcctccgcctcctccgcctccgcgggagaggaaaccctaaccctaatccccgAGCTCGACTTCCCGGAGCCCGAGAACCAGCCCCCGCTCGCCTCCCACCTCGTCTGGATCATCGTCGTGCTCCGGCACAACCTCGAGAGCAAGGCCGCGCTCTACAAGGACGCCGCGCTCTCCCACCTCTTCCTGATGAACAACGTCCACTACATCGCCCACAAGGTCAAGGACTCGCCCGAGCTCCGCGACCTCATCGGCGATGACTACCTGCGCAGGCTCACCGGCAAGTTCCGCCAGGCCGCCACCAGCTACCAGCGCGCCACCTGGATGAAGATCCTCCACTGCCTCAGGGACGAGGGCTTGCACGTCAGCGGCGGCTTCTCGTCGTCGTCCATTTCCAAGGCCACGCTGCGCGAGAGGTTCAGATCCTTCAATGCCGCCTTCGACGAGGTCCACCGCGTCCAGGCCACGTGGATCGTGCCGGACGCGCAGCTGCGGGAGGAGCTCAGGATCTCGATCGCCGAGAAGCTCTTGCCGGCTTACCGGTCTTTTCTGGGCCGATTCCGGCAGCACATCGAGAACGGGAGGCATCCGGAGATGTACATCAAGTACTCGGCGGAGGATCTTGAAACGGCGGCGGCGGATTTCTTTGAAGGCTGCCCGCCTTCTATCCACGGCAGGAGGCGGCCCCATTGA
- the LOC109706783 gene encoding sm-like protein LSM1B, which translates to MSWAGPDDSFLSTSLASFLDKKLIVLLRDGRKLLGTLCSFDQFANAVLLGACERVIVGDLYCDVPLGLYVIRGENVVLIGELDHERDELPANMKKVSEAEIRKAEKAERDAKDLKGTMRKRMEFLDLD; encoded by the exons ATGTCTTGGGCAGGGCCAGATGATAGCTTCCTCTCGACCTCGCTCGCGAGCTTCCTCGAta AGAAACTGATTGTTTTGTTACGAGATGGACGAAAGCTACTCGGTACTCTTTGTTCGTTTGATCAATTTG CAAATGCTGTTCTTCTGGGTGCCTGTGAGCGAGTAATTGTTGGGGATCTGTATTGTGATGTTCCTCTTGGTCTATATGTAATCCGTGGAGAAAATGTTGTTTTAATAGGAGAACTG GACCATGAGAGGGATGAGCTTCCTGCTAACATGAAGAAGGTTTCAGAGGCAGAAATAAGAAAG GCTGAGAAGGCAGAAAGGGATGCGAAAGATCTTAAAGGGACCATGAGAAAGAGGATGGAgtttcttgatcttgattaa
- the LOC109706677 gene encoding uncharacterized protein LOC109706677 isoform X2 has protein sequence MRIFSWALNKLSGRQETKICDRHSRPVHHANTSDLSEDEFSDWPQLLLSIGTLGNSELGQIPETTHSSQDLNNLTVEELDRLEKEIDDMLTRKCESSTDEFDSESSRDLSLHSEIVVIEAQDSVAGNQNALKKKSASFLLKKMFVCKGGFTPAPELRAPFPESRMEKIWRAILHKKIHQIHPQNSATTKKGKYLESKPQEIEEEKQEKGEDGGKWVKTDSQFIVLEI, from the exons atgagg ATCTTCAGTTGGGCCCTAAACAAGCTAAGTGGGAGGCAAGAAACAAAGATATGTGATCGGCATTCGCGCCCGGTTCATC ACGCAAACACATCTGATCTCTCTGAAGACGAATTCAGCGACTGGCCTCAATTGCTTCTCTCGATCGGCACACTCGGTAACAGCGAGTTAGGGCAAATTCCGGAGACTACGCATTCATCACAAGATCTCAACAACCTCACTGTAGAAGAACTTGATAGGTTAGAGAAAGAAATAGACGACATGTTGACACGCAAATGCGAGTCTAGCACCGATGAGTTCGACAGCGAAAGCAGTAGAGATCTGTCGCTGCATAGCGAGATCGTTGTAATTGAAGCCCAAGATTCGGTAGCAGGAAATCAAAATGCACTTAAGAAGAAATCAGCATCATTTCTCCTCAAGAAGATGTTTGTTTGCAAAGGTGGCTTCACTCCAGCTCCTGAGTTGAGGGCTCCATTCCCTGAATCAAGAATGGAAAAG ATTTGGAGAGCTATTCTTCACAAGAAAATACACCAAATACATCCTCAAAACTCTGCAACAACAAAAAAAGGCAAGTATTTGGAGAGCAAACCACAGGAAATCGAGGAAGAGAAGCAGGAGAAAGGAGAAGATGGGGGCAAATGGGTCAAAACAGATTCACAAT TCATTGTTCTTGAAATATAG
- the LOC109706677 gene encoding uncharacterized protein LOC109706677 isoform X1 → MRIFSWALNKLSGRQETKICDRHSRPVHHANTSDLSEDEFSDWPQLLLSIGTLGNSELGQIPETTHSSQDLNNLTVEELDRLEKEIDDMLTRKCESSTDEFDSESSRDLSLHSEIVVIEAQDSVAGNQNALKKKSASFLLKKMFVCKGGFTPAPELRAPFPESRMEKIWRAILHKKIHQIHPQNSATTKKGKYLESKPQEIEEEKQEKGEDGGKWVKTDSQCTKTLFESDDLGCLKDPH, encoded by the exons atgagg ATCTTCAGTTGGGCCCTAAACAAGCTAAGTGGGAGGCAAGAAACAAAGATATGTGATCGGCATTCGCGCCCGGTTCATC ACGCAAACACATCTGATCTCTCTGAAGACGAATTCAGCGACTGGCCTCAATTGCTTCTCTCGATCGGCACACTCGGTAACAGCGAGTTAGGGCAAATTCCGGAGACTACGCATTCATCACAAGATCTCAACAACCTCACTGTAGAAGAACTTGATAGGTTAGAGAAAGAAATAGACGACATGTTGACACGCAAATGCGAGTCTAGCACCGATGAGTTCGACAGCGAAAGCAGTAGAGATCTGTCGCTGCATAGCGAGATCGTTGTAATTGAAGCCCAAGATTCGGTAGCAGGAAATCAAAATGCACTTAAGAAGAAATCAGCATCATTTCTCCTCAAGAAGATGTTTGTTTGCAAAGGTGGCTTCACTCCAGCTCCTGAGTTGAGGGCTCCATTCCCTGAATCAAGAATGGAAAAG ATTTGGAGAGCTATTCTTCACAAGAAAATACACCAAATACATCCTCAAAACTCTGCAACAACAAAAAAAGGCAAGTATTTGGAGAGCAAACCACAGGAAATCGAGGAAGAGAAGCAGGAGAAAGGAGAAGATGGGGGCAAATGGGTCAAAACAGATTCACAAT GTACCAAGACTCTTTTTGAATCAGATGATTTGGGCTGTTTAAAAGACCCCCATTGA